One Bacteroidales bacterium DNA segment encodes these proteins:
- a CDS encoding EamA family transporter, whose translation MNRSSTIRSDLLLLLAAIIWGFAFVAQRMGMEHIGPFLFNGIRFALGAATLLFVVKVKGLFENKTVRLYDGKMGGKAPNDLLPTANCQLPTVNCRLPIPGGILLGLILFAGATFQQAGIVYTTAGNAGFITGLYVILVPAFGMFIGQKARANLWGGAILAAFGLYLLSVTESFTISKGDVLVLTGAVFWAVHVLYTGWLSPRTAVMRLAITQYTVCAALSLIAALLFESNTLKGIYSAIIPLLYGGLLSVGVAFTLQIIGQKKAPPAHTAIILSLEAVFAVIGGLLILSETMTDRKWIGCAMMLAGMVLAQVRVSSQKRSYLLILSLLCLLNINAQQVNDWENPEVVGINKYAPHCTLIPYPDERMALENNRVMSPDFQMLNGLWRFNWVERPDDRPKDFYLPEHNDYKWKQIPVPSNWEFQGYGVPIYVNIPYEWTRKPNPPEIPHDYNPVGSYRHRFNIPDTWSDKQIFIHFGAVKSAFYLWINGKKVGYSQDSKTPAEFDITDYIKPGNNLLAIEVYRWSDGSYLECQDFWRISGIERDVYLYARPAVYIRDYFAHTGLTSDYSEGDFKLEVDVINSGAKKTKNLTLQAKLLTTDGRITVASFSEEFFLNKQENREIIFEQLIAKPRKWSAETPDLYTLVLSVYNEDGICEEALNCKVGFRSSEIKNGQLLVNGVPILIKGVNRHEHDPVTAHVISEKSMLEDIRLMKQFNINTVRTCHYPDDPRWYELCDKYGLYVIDEANIESHGMGYDPDLTLGNDLRFMTAHLARVQSMLERDKNHPSVIIWSMGNEAGDGVNFDTCYNWIKQRDPSRPVHYERAELRWNTGGSIWDWVDQGIQQKDDKGRIYYAYGGDFGPSGTPSDSNFCINGLVLPDRTPHPALYEVKKVYQYIGIKPVDGSFGKISVKNKYDFISANNLDIHWRLTGDDQVIASGIIEQPDIAPKGEKIFELGLPAVEPLPGVEYFLNFSVTTRESSGLVPKGHEVAGEQIPLPWKANIKPVKDKASLETIWSKDRKMLTVSGVDFIVMFDTLTGTMTSLEFNRKQFLTRGPEPNFWRAPIDNDFGNRMQKRCAVWKEASILRVVKSFKVAKPAKGEVHITADFLLGNARIPYRATYVIYGTGDIIISAEIDPGAAELPELPRFGMNFRIPAEFSQVKWYGRGPFENYWDRHTAAFVGVYESKVADLGFPYLRPQENGTRTDIRWMSLTNEDGIGLMIAGLPLISASALPFTTSQLDYTDNGFRHTADLVPNDFIDLNIDYRQTGVGGNDSWGARPLPVYTLFAGKYKYSFRIRPINQNNDPMKISKVVFLPDN comes from the coding sequence GGGTGGAAAAGCACCTAATGATTTACTGCCAACTGCCAACTGCCAACTGCCAACTGTCAACTGCCGACTGCCGATTCCTGGCGGCATCCTCCTGGGCCTGATCCTTTTCGCCGGTGCTACTTTCCAGCAGGCAGGTATTGTATATACCACTGCCGGCAATGCGGGCTTTATTACCGGCCTCTATGTTATCCTCGTACCGGCTTTTGGTATGTTTATCGGACAGAAAGCAAGGGCTAACCTTTGGGGAGGGGCTATCCTCGCCGCTTTTGGCTTGTACTTACTTTCAGTGACAGAAAGTTTCACCATATCCAAAGGCGATGTCTTGGTGCTTACCGGTGCGGTTTTCTGGGCCGTTCATGTCCTTTATACCGGCTGGCTTTCACCACGGACAGCCGTCATGCGTCTTGCGATTACGCAGTACACGGTTTGTGCAGCACTTAGCCTGATCGCCGCTTTGCTCTTTGAATCAAATACGCTGAAAGGAATTTATAGTGCTATAATCCCTCTTCTGTACGGAGGATTATTATCTGTGGGGGTGGCTTTCACCCTGCAGATCATCGGCCAGAAAAAAGCCCCGCCGGCGCATACCGCTATCATCCTAAGCCTGGAAGCAGTTTTTGCCGTCATCGGCGGTTTGTTGATATTATCCGAAACCATGACCGACCGGAAATGGATCGGATGTGCAATGATGCTGGCAGGGATGGTGCTGGCGCAGGTGAGAGTCAGTAGTCAGAAGAGAAGCTACCTTCTTATTCTTTCTTTGCTCTGTTTACTGAATATCAATGCCCAGCAGGTTAACGACTGGGAAAACCCTGAGGTGGTGGGTATTAACAAATATGCCCCGCATTGCACCCTCATACCTTACCCTGATGAACGTATGGCCCTGGAAAATAACAGGGTCATGTCGCCTGACTTTCAGATGCTGAACGGCTTATGGAGATTCAACTGGGTGGAGCGGCCGGATGACCGCCCAAAGGATTTTTACCTGCCTGAACATAATGATTACAAATGGAAACAAATTCCGGTCCCTTCTAATTGGGAATTCCAGGGCTACGGAGTGCCCATCTACGTTAATATTCCTTATGAATGGACACGAAAGCCCAATCCGCCCGAAATTCCCCATGATTACAACCCGGTTGGCTCTTATCGCCATCGTTTTAACATTCCTGATACCTGGAGCGACAAACAGATATTTATTCACTTCGGTGCTGTGAAGTCTGCTTTTTACCTCTGGATAAACGGAAAGAAAGTCGGTTATAGCCAGGATAGCAAAACACCTGCGGAATTCGATATCACGGATTATATCAAACCAGGCAATAACCTGCTGGCCATTGAGGTTTATCGCTGGTCGGACGGGTCTTACCTGGAGTGCCAGGATTTCTGGCGCATCAGCGGCATCGAACGTGATGTTTACCTGTACGCACGACCCGCAGTTTATATCAGGGATTATTTTGCCCATACCGGGCTGACCAGTGATTACTCCGAAGGGGATTTTAAACTTGAAGTCGATGTAATTAACAGCGGGGCAAAGAAGACTAAAAATCTTACTCTCCAGGCGAAATTACTGACTACAGACGGTAGAATTACTGTTGCCTCATTTTCCGAAGAATTTTTTCTTAATAAGCAGGAGAACAGGGAGATTATATTTGAGCAGCTGATAGCAAAGCCCAGGAAATGGTCTGCCGAGACGCCGGACCTTTATACACTTGTTCTGTCGGTTTATAATGAAGATGGGATTTGTGAAGAAGCACTCAATTGCAAGGTTGGTTTCAGGTCATCCGAGATAAAAAACGGCCAATTACTGGTAAACGGTGTTCCCATCCTGATTAAAGGCGTGAACCGGCATGAGCATGATCCAGTGACGGCGCATGTCATATCGGAAAAATCCATGCTGGAGGATATTCGCCTGATGAAACAGTTTAACATCAACACGGTGCGGACCTGTCATTACCCAGATGATCCCAGGTGGTATGAGCTTTGCGACAAGTATGGCCTTTATGTGATCGATGAAGCCAACATTGAATCGCACGGCATGGGCTATGATCCTGACCTCACCCTCGGTAATGACCTGCGGTTCATGACAGCTCACCTGGCCAGGGTGCAATCTATGCTTGAACGCGACAAAAACCACCCCAGCGTGATCATCTGGTCGATGGGCAATGAAGCAGGCGACGGGGTGAATTTCGATACCTGCTACAACTGGATCAAGCAGCGTGACCCGTCACGGCCGGTCCATTATGAAAGGGCAGAGCTAAGATGGAACACGGGCGGATCGATCTGGGATTGGGTGGACCAGGGGATACAGCAAAAAGACGACAAAGGAAGGATATATTATGCCTATGGTGGCGATTTCGGTCCCTCTGGAACCCCGAGCGACAGCAATTTCTGCATCAACGGGCTTGTTTTGCCTGACCGGACGCCTCACCCGGCCCTGTACGAGGTAAAAAAAGTTTATCAATATATCGGGATTAAACCGGTGGATGGGTCGTTTGGGAAAATATCGGTGAAAAACAAGTACGATTTTATTTCAGCAAATAACCTGGATATTCACTGGAGACTGACAGGCGACGACCAGGTCATCGCATCCGGGATTATAGAACAGCCGGATATTGCCCCGAAGGGAGAAAAGATCTTTGAACTTGGCCTTCCTGCTGTTGAGCCTCTCCCGGGGGTTGAGTATTTCCTGAATTTCAGTGTCACGACCCGGGAATCCTCAGGGTTGGTCCCCAAAGGACATGAGGTGGCCGGCGAACAAATTCCTTTGCCCTGGAAAGCCAACATCAAACCGGTTAAGGATAAAGCTTCCCTTGAGACCATCTGGAGCAAAGACCGAAAAATGCTGACCGTTTCAGGAGTCGATTTCATTGTCATGTTTGACACCCTCACCGGGACGATGACTTCCCTCGAATTTAACAGGAAACAATTTTTAACGCGGGGTCCTGAACCAAACTTCTGGCGCGCCCCGATCGACAATGATTTCGGGAACCGGATGCAGAAAAGGTGCGCTGTCTGGAAAGAGGCCAGCATCCTGAGGGTGGTAAAATCCTTCAAAGTAGCCAAACCGGCTAAGGGCGAAGTGCATATTACCGCAGACTTCCTGTTGGGGAACGCCCGGATTCCATACCGGGCAACCTATGTTATTTACGGCACGGGAGATATCATTATTTCCGCCGAAATTGATCCCGGTGCTGCCGAACTGCCGGAACTGCCGCGTTTTGGTATGAACTTCAGGATACCTGCAGAATTCAGCCAGGTGAAATGGTACGGGCGCGGTCCCTTTGAGAATTACTGGGACCGTCATACAGCCGCCTTTGTTGGCGTTTATGAAAGTAAAGTGGCTGATCTCGGTTTCCCTTATCTGAGGCCACAGGAAAACGGCACCCGCACCGATATCCGCTGGATGTCATTAACCAATGAAGATGGCATTGGTCTGATGATTGCGGGTTTGCCGCTGATTTCCGCCTCAGCCCTGCCTTTCACTACCAGCCAGCTTGATTACACCGATAACGGATTCCGCCATACTGCCGATCTTGTACCTAACGATTTCATCGATCTGAATATTGATTACCGCCAAACCGGTGTAGGTGGCAATGATAGCTGGGGGGCAAGACCCCTTCCGGTTTATACTTTGTTTGCAGGTAAATACAAGTATAGCTTCCGCATCCGGCCGATCAATCAAAATAATGACCCGATGAAAATCAGTAAAGTTGTATTTTTGCCTGATAATTAA
- a CDS encoding sugar MFS transporter, translating into MSKKGYIISITIIGIFFFIFGFVTWLNGILIPYLKIACEITNFQSLFVAFAFYISYTVMALPSSWILKKTGFKKGMSVGLIVMALGSLAFVPAAMTRTYSLFLTGLFIMGTGLAILQTASNPYITIIGPRETAARRISIMGICNKLAGAIAPLILAYFIFSDGDAFIKSLEGMGEAARTTALDELASRVIGPYIVMSIVLFLLGLLIRFAPLPEIEAEKESEEDLASIAGKTSIFQFPHLILGVITLFFYVGIEVIAGDTIIRYGMALDVALESAKYYTSLVLVAMVIGYVIGILLIPKVVSQKNLLTLSALSGIVFTSLALIIPATAAIRFPFIDLMTFHQVELVLPYTVLFIALLGISNAIVWPAIWPLAIHGLGRFIKTGSALLIMGIAGGAVLPLIWGYLSNIWSAQLAYSIAIPCYLFILYYATYGHKVRSWK; encoded by the coding sequence ATGTCTAAAAAAGGCTACATCATCTCCATCACGATCATTGGGATCTTCTTCTTTATCTTCGGGTTCGTTACCTGGCTCAACGGTATCCTGATCCCTTACCTGAAAATTGCCTGTGAGATAACCAACTTCCAGTCGCTCTTCGTGGCCTTTGCCTTTTATATCTCTTATACCGTGATGGCCCTGCCTTCGTCATGGATCCTAAAAAAAACCGGTTTTAAAAAAGGCATGAGTGTGGGACTTATCGTAATGGCCCTGGGCAGCCTGGCCTTTGTCCCCGCCGCCATGACCCGCACATACAGTTTGTTCCTGACCGGCTTGTTTATCATGGGCACCGGGCTGGCTATCTTACAGACGGCGTCTAATCCTTATATCACCATTATAGGTCCCCGGGAGACTGCCGCACGGCGAATCAGTATCATGGGAATCTGCAACAAGCTGGCCGGTGCCATCGCCCCGCTTATCCTGGCCTACTTTATTTTCAGCGACGGGGATGCATTCATCAAAAGCCTGGAAGGCATGGGAGAAGCTGCCAGAACTACGGCACTTGACGAACTAGCCAGCCGGGTGATCGGGCCTTACATCGTAATGAGCATCGTGCTTTTCCTGCTTGGACTCCTGATCCGGTTCGCCCCGCTGCCTGAAATCGAGGCCGAAAAGGAATCGGAAGAGGATCTGGCATCTATAGCCGGTAAAACCAGCATTTTCCAGTTCCCGCATCTGATCCTCGGCGTCATAACTTTGTTTTTCTACGTTGGAATTGAGGTGATCGCCGGCGATACGATCATCCGGTATGGCATGGCGCTGGATGTTGCCCTTGAATCGGCTAAATACTACACTTCCCTGGTCCTGGTGGCCATGGTGATCGGGTATGTCATTGGCATTCTCCTGATCCCCAAAGTGGTGTCGCAGAAAAACCTGCTCACTTTGAGTGCCCTGTCAGGGATAGTTTTTACCTCCCTGGCCCTGATCATTCCAGCCACCGCAGCTATCCGGTTTCCTTTTATCGACCTGATGACTTTTCACCAGGTAGAATTGGTACTCCCGTATACAGTACTGTTCATCGCTTTGCTCGGCATTTCCAACGCCATCGTCTGGCCGGCGATCTGGCCACTGGCCATCCATGGCCTGGGCAGGTTTATCAAAACGGGCTCAGCACTGCTGATCATGGGCATTGCCGGAGGTGCAGTACTACCCCTTATCTGGGGCTATCTTTCAAATATCTGGTCAGCCCAGTTGGCTTATTCTATTGCCATCCCATGCTACCTGTTCATACTCTATTACGCTACCTATGGACATAAGGTCAGAAGCTGGAAATAA
- a CDS encoding chitobiase/beta-hexosaminidase C-terminal domain-containing protein gives MKIVSIISFLVILALPGFSQPDPAVYYAASRLDYYTSEEVGEILVYVPARLKGHKINIDLVFEYESLNKGYPAASNGISTVPFPMERLRQGQNEITVSFYEGDKWIDSRKVWITVRPHRDNAVKIDRATGGLSVAGLPFFPFGFYTYFPVLPTMPEEEAVKGFNLISPYQKIGKKSLKDRKAYMDRCASLGMKVNYNLCSVTGGCGVGSSRLPGLSRHEKLEMLRKEVEKFRDHPALLAWYIADEPDGQDLPPDSLLETYRLIKELDPYHPVSVVFMSPRKAADYRDVMDIAMTDPYPIPQGKVVEVTAYVDLLKKAYWLEKPVWVVPQAFGGNEWWQREPDPREIRVMTWLTIIHGATGVQYFIRSGPNSFPKSTAMWDECGAMALEIAELTPDINSPHPAPALTSDDPHIHAKAWNRAGLVTIAVVNARNEPGEFKLKMEDLDFTIEADVFFENRKIQIKEGVIEDIIDGYGTRVYRFDARNKPDRMKGLMPGNLTVDPGFENLSTVGVPAACYVYAGDDRGNTYFIDSRRFQQGEHSLRLNNPSVRPGARLSFYSFEPEENKSYTISIMARSGQSSNQPGRKKGGPVRFRLALGTEERTFNCSENWQKFEINAVQAGSQAEGNSRLSPQLEMAGKGTAWFDLLQVYPDMEMVARSGEEGKGSIIELKSIHPEAKIYYTIDGSEPSTGSLPYMIPVEIDNTILFKAAAYKDGIRVGYIEEKVSP, from the coding sequence ATGAAGATCGTATCCATCATCTCATTCCTGGTCATTTTAGCCCTCCCCGGGTTTTCACAGCCTGATCCTGCCGTTTATTACGCTGCTTCACGCCTTGACTATTATACCAGTGAAGAAGTGGGAGAGATACTGGTATACGTTCCCGCAAGGTTAAAAGGACATAAGATCAACATCGACCTTGTTTTTGAATATGAATCCCTGAACAAGGGCTATCCTGCTGCTTCAAACGGTATTTCAACCGTTCCTTTTCCTATGGAGCGTTTAAGACAAGGGCAGAATGAGATCACTGTTTCTTTTTATGAAGGTGATAAATGGATCGATTCACGAAAAGTCTGGATTACAGTGAGACCCCATCGCGACAACGCGGTAAAGATTGACCGGGCTACCGGCGGGCTTTCCGTCGCCGGGCTGCCTTTCTTCCCTTTTGGCTTTTACACATATTTTCCTGTGCTGCCGACCATGCCCGAAGAAGAAGCCGTCAAAGGATTTAACCTGATCTCCCCTTATCAGAAAATAGGCAAAAAATCCCTTAAAGACCGGAAAGCTTACATGGACAGGTGTGCCAGCCTGGGCATGAAGGTGAACTACAATCTATGCAGCGTTACCGGCGGTTGCGGTGTCGGAAGTTCCCGCCTGCCGGGCCTTTCCAGGCATGAGAAACTGGAAATGCTCCGGAAGGAAGTAGAGAAGTTCCGCGACCACCCGGCACTGCTGGCATGGTATATCGCTGATGAGCCTGACGGTCAAGACCTACCGCCTGACTCATTATTGGAAACTTACCGTCTTATCAAAGAACTTGATCCTTACCACCCGGTAAGCGTCGTTTTCATGTCGCCCAGGAAGGCCGCTGATTATCGGGACGTCATGGATATTGCCATGACCGACCCATATCCCATTCCGCAGGGAAAAGTTGTTGAGGTTACGGCATATGTCGATCTTCTTAAAAAAGCTTATTGGCTGGAAAAACCTGTCTGGGTGGTCCCGCAGGCCTTTGGAGGGAATGAGTGGTGGCAAAGGGAGCCGGATCCACGCGAGATCAGGGTTATGACCTGGCTGACCATTATTCATGGGGCAACTGGTGTACAGTATTTCATCCGAAGCGGTCCGAACAGCTTCCCCAAATCCACTGCCATGTGGGATGAATGTGGCGCCATGGCGCTGGAAATTGCCGAATTGACGCCGGATATAAACTCTCCCCATCCCGCCCCGGCATTGACCTCAGATGATCCTCATATTCATGCGAAAGCCTGGAACAGGGCAGGCCTGGTAACTATTGCTGTCGTAAATGCCCGTAATGAACCTGGTGAATTTAAGCTGAAAATGGAAGATCTGGATTTCACGATAGAGGCCGATGTGTTTTTTGAAAACCGAAAGATCCAGATTAAAGAAGGTGTTATTGAAGATATTATAGATGGTTATGGCACAAGGGTTTACCGTTTCGATGCCAGGAATAAACCTGACCGGATGAAGGGTTTAATGCCAGGCAACCTTACGGTTGATCCGGGTTTTGAAAATCTTTCCACTGTAGGTGTCCCGGCGGCCTGTTATGTTTATGCAGGTGATGACCGGGGCAATACTTATTTCATCGATTCCCGCAGATTTCAACAGGGCGAGCATTCCCTGCGGCTGAACAACCCGTCGGTGAGGCCTGGCGCCAGGCTGTCATTCTACAGCTTCGAACCGGAGGAAAACAAGAGCTATACGATCAGTATCATGGCACGGTCCGGCCAGTCATCAAACCAGCCAGGCAGAAAAAAAGGCGGACCTGTGAGGTTCAGGCTGGCGTTGGGGACTGAAGAACGAACTTTTAACTGTTCGGAAAACTGGCAGAAGTTTGAGATTAATGCTGTGCAAGCTGGCAGCCAGGCAGAAGGGAACAGCAGGCTTTCACCTCAGCTTGAAATGGCGGGCAAAGGCACGGCCTGGTTCGACCTGTTGCAGGTTTATCCGGACATGGAGATGGTGGCGAGAAGTGGGGAAGAGGGGAAAGGGAGTATTATTGAGTTAAAATCGATCCATCCGGAAGCAAAGATTTATTATACCATTGACGGGAGTGAGCCATCTACCGGATCTTTGCCATATATGATTCCGGTTGAAATCGACAACACTATTCTCTTCAAAGCAGCGGCTTACAAGGATGGGATAAGGGTTGGGTATATTGAGGAAAAGGTCTCTCCCTGA
- a CDS encoding HDIG domain-containing protein, translating into MLLPREKAIELLHHYIKNERMIFHSLASEAVLRALARRLGRDEEKWGLAGLLHDLDVEITHADPKVHGLETARILTEMGIDSDIAEAIKLHNEQATNLPRTSEFHHALAAGETITGLILATSLVYPDKKISSVKPKSITKRMKEKAFAASVSRENILECELIGIPLEEFAELSISAMVEIKQ; encoded by the coding sequence ATGTTATTACCCAGAGAAAAAGCCATCGAACTGCTCCATCACTACATTAAAAACGAACGGATGATCTTTCATTCCCTTGCCTCGGAAGCCGTACTTCGCGCCCTGGCCCGACGGCTGGGAAGGGACGAGGAGAAATGGGGACTGGCAGGTCTGCTGCACGACCTTGATGTCGAAATCACCCATGCCGACCCGAAGGTACATGGGCTGGAAACCGCCCGCATCCTCACTGAGATGGGCATAGATTCTGATATTGCTGAAGCGATCAAATTACATAATGAACAAGCTACCAACTTGCCACGTACTTCAGAATTTCACCATGCCCTGGCGGCAGGAGAGACAATCACAGGACTGATCCTCGCTACCTCACTGGTGTATCCGGATAAAAAAATATCCAGCGTTAAGCCCAAATCAATAACTAAACGGATGAAAGAAAAGGCATTTGCAGCATCTGTCAGCCGGGAAAACATCCTGGAGTGTGAACTGATCGGTATTCCGCTGGAAGAATTCGCGGAGCTAAGCATCTCGGCAATGGTAGAAATAAAGCAATGA
- a CDS encoding glycoside hydrolase family 20 protein, with product MKVKEISLFAMIVFIFIGCTRQTPSVERPDIIPIPYKSEMTGGNFKVNGKTKVLMNSSDNKVKNVAEALQSTLSAYTKRFLSVSQAGGKQPKNSIFLKIDETLSEDLGKEGYKLSVKSSRIEISAPEPAGLFYGVQTLYQLLPPGIYSSHDSLADADLDLKIPCIEVTDKPAFPWRGMHLDVSRHFFQKEFIEKYIDLIALHKMNVFHWHLTDDNGWRIQIDRYPLLTEVAAWRADREGIPWTECQPRRPGEPATYGGFYSKEDIREIVEYAKQRFVTIIPEIEMPGHTSEVFAAYPEFSCTGKRTTVQTGSYWPNNDIFCAGKDETFGFLENVLDEVMELFPSEYIHIGGDEADKTAWKSCSDCQARIRKEGLSGVDELQSYFVKRIEKYLKAKGKRMIGWDEILEGGIAPDATVMSWRGYEGGIDAARQGHQVVMCPGSYCYFDHYQADPEFQPEAIGGLTTVKKVYSFFPIPSELSRKEGELILGGQGNVWTEYISTTSHAEYMALPRMTALAEVLWSPVNLLDWDNFRSRLQTQFSRFDRMDVNYSQGSGKVDVTPLMNMDNRPYTLRLETEATGTSIYYTLDGNTPDRSSFIYRKPINIDHDGTLKAVAFKDDKQLEKPAEYEIEYHRIVGKNIFYLEKFSERYPGNGPQTLNDGLSGSLNYNDGYWQGFNGNNVDVVIDLGEDFTFKTISATFLLDQKRLIFIPETVNYYLSEDGERFQKIASVTHNISLNNERVLTNDFTAKLNKPLKVKYLRVEAINIGVCPEWHPEKGQKAWLFIDEIVVK from the coding sequence ATGAAAGTGAAAGAGATTTCCCTTTTCGCCATGATTGTTTTTATATTTATTGGATGTACTCGCCAAACTCCGTCTGTAGAACGTCCCGATATCATTCCCATTCCTTACAAGTCCGAAATGACGGGCGGGAATTTTAAAGTCAATGGAAAAACAAAAGTATTGATGAATTCTTCAGACAATAAAGTGAAGAATGTTGCAGAAGCATTGCAGTCAACCCTGTCTGCGTATACTAAAAGGTTTCTTTCAGTAAGCCAGGCCGGCGGAAAACAACCGAAGAATTCCATCTTCCTGAAGATAGATGAGACCTTATCTGAAGATTTAGGTAAAGAAGGCTACAAATTATCTGTAAAATCATCACGGATTGAGATCAGCGCCCCGGAGCCGGCCGGGCTTTTTTATGGCGTGCAGACCCTGTACCAGCTTCTTCCGCCTGGAATTTACAGCAGCCATGATAGCCTGGCGGATGCAGACCTGGATTTGAAAATCCCCTGTATTGAAGTGACGGATAAGCCTGCTTTTCCCTGGCGCGGGATGCACCTGGATGTCTCACGTCATTTTTTCCAGAAAGAATTCATTGAAAAATATATCGACCTGATCGCGCTTCACAAAATGAATGTTTTTCATTGGCACCTGACGGATGACAATGGCTGGAGAATACAAATCGACCGGTATCCTTTGCTAACGGAAGTTGCCGCCTGGAGAGCTGATCGGGAAGGGATACCATGGACGGAGTGCCAGCCGCGACGCCCGGGGGAACCTGCAACTTACGGTGGTTTTTATTCAAAGGAAGATATACGGGAAATCGTTGAATACGCTAAACAAAGGTTTGTAACGATCATTCCGGAAATTGAAATGCCGGGGCATACTTCGGAGGTTTTTGCCGCTTACCCTGAATTTTCATGCACAGGTAAGAGAACAACCGTACAGACAGGCTCGTACTGGCCGAATAATGATATTTTCTGTGCCGGGAAGGATGAAACTTTCGGTTTCCTGGAGAATGTCCTGGATGAGGTGATGGAGCTCTTCCCGTCAGAATATATCCATATCGGCGGTGATGAGGCCGATAAAACTGCCTGGAAATCCTGCTCTGATTGCCAGGCCAGGATCAGGAAAGAAGGCCTTTCCGGTGTGGATGAGCTCCAGAGTTATTTTGTGAAAAGGATCGAAAAGTACCTGAAGGCTAAAGGTAAAAGGATGATCGGCTGGGATGAGATTCTGGAAGGCGGAATTGCACCTGATGCCACCGTCATGTCGTGGCGCGGGTATGAAGGTGGAATTGATGCGGCCAGGCAAGGACATCAGGTGGTCATGTGCCCGGGTTCCTATTGTTATTTTGATCATTACCAGGCTGATCCTGAGTTTCAACCCGAAGCTATCGGTGGATTGACTACCGTGAAAAAGGTCTATTCATTTTTTCCCATCCCATCTGAGTTATCCAGGAAAGAGGGTGAGCTGATCCTGGGTGGTCAGGGGAATGTATGGACAGAATATATTTCCACTACTTCCCATGCTGAATATATGGCTCTGCCAAGAATGACCGCATTGGCCGAAGTACTCTGGAGCCCGGTAAATCTGCTTGACTGGGATAACTTCCGGTCACGGTTGCAAACCCAGTTTTCAAGGTTCGACCGGATGGATGTTAATTATTCCCAGGGTTCAGGAAAAGTTGATGTGACACCATTGATGAATATGGATAATAGGCCTTATACGCTGAGGCTCGAAACAGAAGCAACGGGGACCTCCATCTATTACACCCTGGATGGTAATACGCCGGACCGGAGTTCCTTTATTTACAGAAAACCCATAAATATCGACCATGATGGTACTTTAAAAGCAGTTGCTTTCAAAGATGATAAACAATTGGAAAAGCCTGCGGAATATGAGATAGAATATCATCGGATTGTTGGTAAAAATATTTTTTACCTTGAAAAGTTCAGTGAACGCTATCCTGGAAACGGGCCACAGACATTAAATGATGGCTTAAGCGGCTCATTGAATTATAATGATGGCTATTGGCAAGGATTTAATGGAAATAATGTGGATGTCGTAATTGATCTGGGTGAGGATTTTACTTTCAAAACCATTTCTGCAACATTCCTATTGGATCAGAAAAGATTGATATTTATCCCTGAAACAGTGAATTATTATTTATCGGAGGACGGGGAAAGATTTCAGAAAATAGCAAGTGTAACGCATAATATTTCTTTAAACAATGAAAGGGTACTGACTAATGATTTTACTGCCAAACTTAACAAGCCTTTAAAAGTTAAGTATCTCCGTGTTGAAGCCATCAACATAGGGGTATGCCCGGAATGGCATCCGGAAAAAGGACAAAAAGCGTGGCTTTTTATCGATGAAATCGTAGTTAAGTAA